TATGTAAGAATAAATGTAAGGatatatgtacaattaaaGGGTGTGAAGAAATAGTTTTGCAAAAAAATAGTCAACTTGCTTGTGGTCATAATAGTGTTTGGGTTTTATGCTGTGATAAAGATAAaggtaataagtaattaagtaataacttttttttgttatcataatattattagttattacatttaagaTTTTGAATGAAgcgattaatatattacttttttgtatagtaaaaatgctttgatTTCCAACTTGGAGGGTGGTTttagatgaaaaattaaatctaattggtatttcattattttttctttttcaagaAGGGATggggtcaaaagtaagaatGACTTAAAATAACAAGGGAAAAAATaggaatttttactaaaaatattggtatttgACAAAgttgattttgtttatttggtgtaaatttaaaaacaaataactagaTAGGTACTGTCATACTGATCATTGAAAGGTTCACCAAGTGTATCACATAAATggctataaaactattttgctAGGTCAAaagtgtatgtataaaaatcctTAGTTGTGGCaaacaagaattaaaaaattaaaaataccaaaaatgcacaatttcaatattttttataagcgtttaaatgtttaaaattagcattttgatgaaattcatttagaagttaaacatttttaaagataaagatTGAGAATATTTTGCTAGGGTCTTTATAAGTTGTTAATATTGTAaccaaaaaatctaaaaattattaattaaacctgtttttttaatagatattttaaattttaattagatgaaattatgtacttaaacaaaatataatgattttagttattttattgacatatattatattttatataaacagaatttttaaatgtaatatttttatcaaaaattattaaaaatcgtaatttttatagtaaaataaattaattttgtgttaatatgtcatatatatatatcatgtatctacatagtaatataagttaacaaaCCATCTTttctcagaatcatttttcgtatgcaattattgaatttaaatataacacatacTTAATTGTGACTTTTTCAATAATGAGATATACTTGATACGATGatacctactatttaataaacagtACTTATCAATTCCctcctttttattttaaattttttattgtacacattttatgatttttttaaaatacttgtatacaaatttacattttaagtattactgtttgatatttttatacatattcataatagtcataaaattaatgttgctctattatttagaatatttaaaaaaatatatgtgtttttataatatttaattgttacattcctataatttttttttatttgtaatcattcttatattctgtaaaaagtaaatttaattaacaaccaaaaataatatactgtagaGTTCAGTCTGGATAGTCAATATCTACTTGATAAATGCCGTGAACCAtgtcaacaaaaattaaattgtaatgatatTTGTTTGGGAACTTGTGGAGAATGTAAACAAGGACGTTTACATGTACCTTGTAGTGAGATTTGTAACAAGATAAACCCATGTAATCATACgtatgtacacatttttttaaaaaatctttgattaatttataatattgtataaaaatgtattataacagGTGCAAATTTCCCTGTAAAGAACGGTGTCCACCGTGTAATCAGAAATGCATCTATTCTTGTGTGCATTCTAGATGTAGTAGGGTGTGTGGTAAACCCTGTGTACCGTGCaaggtaatttaataaaaaataataattttatgttcatgtacctacttattaaatttaaaatttttattttacctaatatttCCTTCATCTGTTAGTTATAATGTTATCTTTAAATcactacttattatttttgattttatgaatAGGAAACATGTGAGTGGAAATGTCCACATTTTAAATgcactaaaaaatgttatgaattatgtaaTCGAAAACCTTGTTATGAACCTTGCTCATCTATGTTGAAATGTGGACATGAATGTATAGGTTTTTGTGGTGAACCATGCCCTCCTCTATGTCGCATTTGCCAAAAAGATGAAGTAACTACAATAGTTTTTGGAAAAGAAGATGAACCAAATGCAAGGTAAATTTGAAGGAATATGTGTtcatatgaaatttttttttttcatttagaaaGTTTACTGctcttatattcttattataaatcaatttaaaatctaactatttactttttatataattaaatatatgtaaaaatataaatgattcgATTTAACAGAAAAAACTAAGATTATATGCTATatcattgtattacatttttataacaaagaaTATGGATGATACATAtagaactttttatatttttagttatttagttgTGATTTTTctgtacttttattaattaactataatgtgatattttatacttttttaggtttatttatttggaaGATTGTAAACATTCTATTGAATCTGAAGCTTTAACAGTATGGATGAACCAGAATGATGAGGAAATATGTTTAAAGCAGTGTCCATTGTGTAAAACACCGATTTTAAAAACCCAACGTTTTATGAACCaagtaaaagttatattagaagatgtatcaaaaataaaaataattcagtatGGAGAACTAACTATAATTCGCAAccaaatgaaaacaatacttgattcattaaaatacttgaacaaacatttttctttaaattatattggtgATAGATTTTCTAGTAGCAGACGTTTATGGGATAAATTTTGTAAGCCTTTGTTAGGTCTTATGGGTAATAAACGTTCAAAGTTTACTTTGCCTGCTAATGATATTGAATCGTTAAACTTTGTCATTGATTTGTTTAATGCTacttcaaagtttaaaaatagaattaaagaAATCAAGAATGTacaaagaaaacaaattattattaatcacttTGATTGGATTCTTACTGTTGCTTTTACTTATGCACAACAGTTGTCAAATCAACAAAAATCTGATATAAGCATAGAGATGGCACGTGGTTCAaggtttataagtttatttgagATCATGTCAGACACAAAATTTCAGATGGCAGTTAATATGCAAACTTCTGAtacatatgaaataaaaacaatagtcGATAACATGGAGGTTTTGTTGATGTCTTGCAACAAGTATACGTTAAGCAAAGATCaggaaatacaaaatttaatagaagatatccaacaaaaaattaatggcCTTCCTATAATAACTAACgaagaaaaacaaatgattCATGCAGCAATGTCTATCAATTTTATTGGAGGCATAAAAGCTCAAGGACATTGGTGTAAATGTCCAAATGGTcacatttattgtattacgGAATGTGGTGGTCCAATGCAGCAATCTATTTGTCCCGATTGCAAAGTACCTATAGGGGGACAAAGTCACAGACATGTTTCAGGAGTTACTGTTGCATCAGAGATGGATGGCGCTAGAAATCTTCTGTTTcagtaatagttattattcaaataatttgtttttatttttattatgtaaattttttacatcACCATGTTAAATTCTGCATTTTATTCTTACAATGTCATTtaaagtatgtttttataattattttatcaagtttattaaaatattttcaagtgttaaactaattttttttttaatgtcatatattttgtaatagttatcagtgttatcataataaaaaaataattaaatatgataagtttttgaaaatgtaatacaactttaatcaactattaaattatagatttaattttttttatgttaatttagatGAAGGGTAGGGGGCCATAGCAAAATATCATAGGTCCAGACTGGTTTGATTAGGGATTTATAGGTGATGAGTTTAATGTTGATATAATGTACTCTATTATCCATGGGTGGATTATCCGTAGTCTGCCACAGAATGATCTACCTACGTCctacatatatgtattcaaaaattataaaaataaatataaaattaaaaatattttcataatattatatgaatgtttaaataaaaataaaacatgctataatttaatttttcttaaatactatttaaaattatatgatttaatttttttaataatacatacagtaGAACTTAGATTATCCAAACGCCCAATTAACCggataagaaaaaaacagaaaGTCGGctctttttagttttaaaatatgtcactTATCATAATTAAAGCTTAGTTTGtttcagttaaatattttaatcaaattatttgtttatggtttacgaattttaaattatattatatacatattagctataaatacatacatataatatataacctatGATATGTCATATGTCAACCACCCGGATATTTGCTTATCCGGATCACCTTTGACATTAATTAGTCCGTATAATCAGAATTCTActgtatatgaaattataacattttcatttgaattttatagattatttgcAGAATTTGCTTATCAGTAGATGCCAAGCCATCCTATTTCATGGATAATCAAGAGTATAGTGAGTATActgtattagtatttttagtattaataagtataattcagAGTAAAATTGagcataaatttatattattagaaaatatttgataattataatttatattattgatacaaattataaaataattaaatgggttgaagaatttaaaaataaaagatacttataatttatacacacgTACAAAAATAAGACAGAagcatagtataaatatttctcttttaataaattcaattataacttatgtttcgatgtaaaaatgtactatttattttttaagatatttttttcgattcCATTCATAGCGTAATTTTGTCCATATTCcgcaacacatttttataagtcGCTCATCAACAACTAATTGAGATTTGATAAACGTATATTGATTCTGAACAATGAGTTTAGcttgtttataaaaaccaCGTTGCATGAGACTAATAGCAGCATATAGTTTACATCGGGCAGCAGTCAATGGATCACCAATCCTCATTGCTATTCTTAGTTGTTGCAATGAAATATTTCCTGCAACAATTGCCTAaaagtaaatgaaatattttatactatgtaaacaatattattattatgttttcatttatataatattgtgttagaCTTcactttttactattttagaatCGTGTAGCAGTgagaagtataaattaatcagGAAAGAAGTATAGTATCAAAAATGgagttttaacaaaaattataatcaaaattgtaCTTACACAGTGTTCTGTCTGATCACCCAATGATGAGAAAGCTCCACCGAGAGTTGATAACCAAGCCATTATGTTTTCAAGCTCTCTGTATTCAGTATCAGTTTTTTCATACAGTTCGCACCTAAAACAatagttaaacaatttttaaagcaATAAATAGACAAAGAACAGtagatgattattatttataacatataaacaagcttattaagtacctaaatacattttttatttatcaaaattgcaacgtgctctgatatttaaatataatatataaattaccataGCCAACAATACTCTAAACATTGGGGGCATAGAGGACATCCTTATAGTTATGTTAGGGTGAGCAGCCAAGCAAGCTGTTGGAGCTGATCGAGTATAATAAACTAGGACcgaatctaaaaacaaatggTAAAAACCAATCGAAAGTATCATCGCCCATATGCTTTCTACCCGCAGgaaaataatgacaaataatCCGGTGACATATTATGGATACGTAATTACCACCCGGTAGAATATATTAAGTGCAAATATAATTGACGCACGGTATCGCACGGATGACGCAAAGCGTGGGTAGAAGCGAatgcaggtgcagatgaccaACAGGGGCCTGAGggtaccgcgggagtccctAGACGATATAAAAGGGGGTCCAGATTAGGCATAtttcagacgtgatccaccagagttagagcgagcaccttcacgtcacccagatcaatagttttgtcatttggacttagaatatttttcacaagtttaatttatttaatttattggacttagaataatttttaataaaaaacacttagaataatttcaagagtcatcatttattttacaacaaccTATCCAATACGACTTTATTCAACtgattgtacgtggcacgttacaaaattaattccaGGTACCTAATTCAGATTGACAAACAttggatttttaatattttataaatagtagttTACCACGTGTAAGGCAGTCTATATTTGTCCGGTGTAACTAGCTGAACGTCGTTGAAACCAACCATAATGTTGTTGTTGTCTACTGACGCAACACTGTTCATCTGTCTCACGACCGATCGTTTGAGTGCGTCGCTGTTCTCCAATGCCTTGATGACGCACTCTAGACAATTGGCGTCCATTACAACTGGCATGGGATCCCGAGCACCATTCAGGCCCAGTGAGCACAGTTCAGCCGACACGCTGAACGGCAGCCGGTCAACGGTCGTGTACAGGACATATTTCCGATTATGTTTCACTATCAGCAGACAGTCCCACAGTTCACCGTCGACGAACACTCGGAGACAACACACTCGCATTGTGCATGTAACGAGAAGCGTTGAAAGCCGAAACGATATACGATTGACATTATTTAACTTACAGCAGagggtatttaaaaatcaacaaagtctaatttaaaaactcaataatattatgtttcgtaGCGTAGAATctcatcattaataatttatcatgcaTTCTCGCGCGGGCTATTCGTCCTTATACTGATAAACTGATAAGACGTCTGGCGGGTTATCATAGCAGACggataacaataatgatatattatttctatcgtATTGTGGCAGGCTGTACAATTCAcagacatataaaaataataaaagtatttttatatatttgtggtACGATCACATCTTAAACCGTGGTAGTAAGCATGAaccaagaattaaaatatttttatgtttcttgtagattttgtgaattttgtatatttatttgtatttaatgttaatagttaATGTGTAAAAATTGCATCttaagtgtttataaataaataaacatatgcatttaatattcaaaaaaaaagatgagGTAAGTCAATATCTAACCAAATGGTCACCaaccaaaaatatacttccaatatttattatatttgtattttatttt
The DNA window shown above is from Aphis gossypii isolate Hap1 chromosome 2, ASM2018417v2, whole genome shotgun sequence and carries:
- the LOC114126973 gene encoding uncharacterized protein F58A4.6, whose translation is MRVCCLRVFVDGELWDCLLIVKHNRKYVLYTTVDRLPFSVSAELCSLGLNGARDPMPVVMDANCLECVIKALENSDALKRSVVRQMNSVASVDNNNIMVGFNDVQLVTPDKYRLPYTWCELYEKTDTEYRELENIMAWLSTLGGAFSSLGDQTEHCAIVAGNISLQQLRIAMRIGDPLTAARCKLYAAISLMQRGFYKQAKLIVQNQYTFIKSQLVVDERLIKMCCGIWTKLRYEWNRKKYLKK